The Persephonella sp. KM09-Lau-8 nucleotide sequence CAGAGCCAGACCTTGAAAGTGTTTTCTTTGTTGATGCTCTAAAAAAATACAAACATATCCCAGAAATAACCATAGAAGAAAGGGAAACTCAGATTGAAATCCCTGAAATAGTTATGGAAGCTAAAGGCTTAACAAAAAGATTTGGAGATTTTATTGCAGATGACCATATAGATATGGTTTTAAGAAAAGGAGAAATTCTTGGGCTGTTAGGTGCCAATGGTGCAGGAAAAACAACATTTATAAAAATGCTACTTGGACTTTATCCAATTGATGAAGGGGAGCTATGGCTACTTGGTAAAAAGATAAAAAGCTATAAAGACAGACTTGAGCTAAAAAGCAAAATCGGATACGTCAGTCAGAAATTTGCTCTTTATAAAGATATGACCATCAGAGAAAATCTAATCTATTTTGCCAATATGCACAGAATACCTACCTCAAAAGCCATAAAAAGAATAGAAAAACTGGCAGAAGGTCTGGGATTTAAAGATTATCTGAACTACCTACCAACAGAATTGCCCCTTGGTATAAACCAGAGATTTTCTGTTGCTGCTGCAATATTACACGAGCCTGTGGTTTTATTCTTAGATGAGCCAACAAGTGGTGTTGACGCAGTTGCAAGGGCACAACTATGGAAATTACTGCATCAGCTTAAACAAAAATGGGGAATATCTATTTTAATTACCACCCACTATATGAGTGAAGCTGAATACTGCGACAGGGTGGTTGTTTTGAAACAAGGTAAGAAAATCGTTGACGACACTCCTGAAAACCTTCACAAAAAATTCCCAGACGCCAGAACTTTTGAGGATATTTTTGTTAAATTTTATGAGGAGAATTAAAAAGTTTAAAATTATGTTTAAAAATCTTAGGAAATTTGAGTAATGAAGGATATAAAGCTAATTTTACAGGAAATAGAAAAGCATATTGATACTTTAGATTATGAGACAAAAAAATTAAAAGAGTTAAACTTAACTCCTGAAGATTTAGATGATTATGAAAATATAGTTTTACTTGATGCTTTTATTTTTAGGTTTATAAAGCTTCAAAGTGCCCTTAGAGAAAAATTATTTCCATTATTTTTTGAAATTTTAACTGGAAAAAGTTATACAGAAGCTACCTTTATAGACATATTAAACACTCTTGAAAAATATGGTTTTTTAGAAAATGCTGAAGAATGGAACAAAATTAGAAAACTAAGGAATGAATTTGTCCATATATACCCCTGGGAAACTGATATAAAATTAGAAGCAGTTAAAAGCGCAATAGGAAAATTAAATTATATTAAAAAGACTTTTTTCAAAATAAGGAATTATCTTAATGCAAAAGGTATATGAAAAAGTCAGACTTTCAAAAGATGTTATTGATGAAATCATAAATTTATCTAAAAAATATTTTGGAAAGGATTGTCAAATCTGGATTTTTGGTTCACGGGCAGATTTAACTAAAAAAGGCGGTGATATTGATATATACATAGAAACGCCAGAATACAAAAATATTCTTGATAAGAAATTAGACTTTTTGGTGGAGCTTGATAAAAAAATCGGCGAACAAAAAGTTGATTTAGTAATAAAGCCATTGAACAGTCAGGATTATATATCTCAAGAAGCAAAATCAACAGGAATCAGGATTTATTAAAGGTTTTTAGCATTTCTGAGGATTAGCCTGTATTTTTATTTTTAGGATGAAAAAATATGTAATTATTCTTGGAATAGTCAGCTTACTAACTGATATATCCAGTGAAATGATTTTTCCTATTTTACCTATATTTTTGGAAAAATTTCTGTATGCAACTAAAACACAGATAGGTTTAATTGAGGGGTTAGCAGCATTAATAACAAGCTTTCTAAAAGTTTTTTCTGGATACCTGTCAGATAAAATTGGCAAAAGGAAACTTCTGGTGGTTTTTGGATATACTTTATCTGCTTTTTCAAAGCCTCTTCTATATTTTGCAACAAACTGGATAGATGTTTTATGGATTAGAGCATTAGAAAGAACAGGAAAAGGCATAAGAACAGCTCCAAGGGATGCTCTGATTTCTTCATTTTCAGAAGGAAAAAGTGGGCAGGCTTTTGGAATTCATAGAGGTATGGATACAGCAGGAGCAGTTTTAGGTTCGCTTTTTACATTTTTGTTCCTTATCTATTTTGGTGAAACAGAAGAAAATTTCAGAAAGATATTCTTATATGCCTTCTTTCCGGCGATAACTGCAGTTGTTATTCTCATGTTTTTTGTAAAAGAACCTAAGATAAATAAAACCAGCCATGAGATTAAAATCAGCTTTAAAAATCTGCCATCTAATTTTAAAAAATTTGTGATAATCCAGTCGGTTTTTACACTTTTTACTATGAATTATGTCTTTATTATCTTGAAAGCCAACGATGTTGGTATTTCTATTGGCTTTATTCCACTTGCATATCTGTTTTTTAATATTGTTTATGCACTGTTTAGTTTCCCTGTGGGTCTTCTATCAGACAAAGTAGGTAAAACAAATGCGATGATATTCACTTATATTTTATTTTCAATTACCTCTTTCCTTTTTTTGATAAAAAACTCCTTCTTTGGCTGGCTTGGATTTGCTTTTTATGGAATATTTATGTCAGGTTATGAAGTGGTTCCAAGGGCTTTTATCTCAGATTTAATAAAAAATGAAGACATAAAAGGCAGTGCTTATGGAATTTATCACACTTTAATTGGGATAACATCATTTTTATCTATGATAATCGCAGGTATTTTGTGGGATGTGTTTGGTAGCTATATGCCTTTTATGGTTTCAGGAGTTTTTTCTTTGGTTGTTTCATTAATTTTCTGGAAAACTTTAAAACAATAATAGACAGGCGATTTTTTTATCATAGTATTATTTAAAAATTATTATGTAAAAAATAAGGAGTGGTATGAAAGAGTATAAATTCCATACATTATCCATAGAAGAAACTTTTAAGCTTTTAAATAGTTCACCAAAAGGTTTAAACTCACAGGAAGCTGAAAAAAGATTAAAAAAATTCGGTTTAAACGAATTAGAAGAGAAAAAAGAAAGTAAATTTTTAATCTTTATCAGACAGTTTAACAATCCTCTGGTTTATATACTTATTGTAGCTTCAATCATAACCTTTTTTATGGGGGATTATTTAGATTCTGGGATAATAGCTGGAATTATCCTTATAAATGGTTTTTTAGGTTTTCTACAGGAACTGAAAGCTCAGGCTTCTTTGGAAGCATTAAAAAAATTAACCCAAACAAAAACAACAGTCTTAAGAGATGGGAAAGAGATAGAAATTCCTGTATCTCAGGTAGTTCCTGGGGATATTGTTATCCTTGGAGAAGGGGATGTTGTTCCTGCTGATATAAGACTAATTGAGACAGCAGGTCTTCTTGTAGATGAGGCTATTTTGACAGGAGAGTCAATACCTGTTGAAAAAGATGCTTCTGTAGTTCTTCCAGAGGATACCCCTGTTTATAAAAGAGTAAATATCCTTTTTAAAGGAACGTTAATTGTTAGAGGAAAGGGAAAAGGAATAGTTTATGCAACAGGCAAAAACACAGAAATTGGAAAAATAGCAGAAAAAGTCAAAGAAAAATCCCCTGAAACACCATTACAGAGGTCTTTAAAAGTATTTTCTAAAAAATGGATATTCCTTTTAATAGGAGTTCTATCTGTAATATTTGTTATAGGGATTTTACAGGGAAGGGACTTTTATACACTGTTTTTGCTTCTTGTTTCTGAACTGGTATCTTCTGTTCCTGAAGGATTACCTCTGGTTGTTACATTTATACTGGTAATAGGGGCATTAAGACTTGCGAAGAAAAAAACATTGGTGAAATATTTACCCTCTGTGGAAACCCTTGGAAGTGCCACATTTATAGTTTCTGATAAGACAGGAACAATCACCGAAGGAAAACTACAAGTAAAAGATTATTTTACTTTAGACAAAGAAAAACTGCTTCTTACAGCTGCATTATGTAATGATGCCTTTGATACAAAGGGAGACCCTCTGGAAGTTGCATTATTAAAATGGCTGGAAAATCAAGGTTTTAACTGGAGAAAAGCAAGGGAAAAATATAAAAGAATCTGGGAACATCCCTTTGATACAAAATTAAGATTAATGGCTACTATAAATGAGATTGATGGAAAAAAGTTTTTATTTATAAAAGGGGCTTTTGAAAGTTTGATAAATTTTGCTATAAACGATGTTTCAAAGCTTCAAAAAGTCCACGATGAAATGGCAGAAAACGGCCTTAGAGTTATAGCTGTAGGATATTCTGAAATAGATAAAATTCCAGATAATATAACAAAAATAAAAATAAAACTTATAGGACTGATTGGATTTTTAGACCCTCCAAAAGAAAATGTAAAGGAAGCTGTAAAAATTGCCAGAAAAGCCGGAATTAGAGTAATAATGGTAACAGGGGATAATATTAAAACAGCCACAGCCATTGCCAAGATGGTTGATATATATCAGAAAGGAGATTTCTCTCTTTTAGGAGAAGACCTGAAAAAGTATTCAGATAAGGAGCTTTATAATGTATTAAAAAGAACATCTGTTGTGGCAAGGGCAACTCCCGAAGACAAATACAGAATAGTAAAAGTACTCCAGTCCAACAAGGAGATTGTAGCTGTTACAGGAGATGGTGTAAATGATGTTCCTGCCTTAAAAGTAGCAGACTTAGGAATTGCTATGGGGTCTGGCTCAGAAGCAGCAAAAGAAGTGGCAAAGATGATTATAACAGATAATAATCTCTCTGTTATTGTGGATGCTATTCGGTATGGAAGAAATATTGCTTTAAACCTACGAAAAACCATCTACTACTTAATGTCCTGCAGCTTAGGAGAAATTGGATTAATTAGCTCTGCTTTTTTGCTGAACTTTCCACTTCCTTTACATCCTATACAGATTTTATGGATAAATGTTGTAACAGAAGGAGTTCAGGATAAAACCTTTGCTTTTAATAAAGAAGATAAAGACGTAATGAACGAAAAACCAAAGCCGCCAGAAAAAACATTTTTTGATAAAAAACAGATTTTAGACATTATTTTTGCAGGACTGCTGATGGCTATCCTTACCCTTTCTGTATTTCTTTACTTCCTGAATACAACACAGCTGCAGCATGCTATTGCCATGGCCTTTACATCTTTGATAGTTATTCAATGGTTTAATGGATTTCAATCAATAATTACCCAGCCTTTCTTTAAAAATATCTTTGTAAGTCTAACTGTTAACCCGTATATGTATGTAGGGGTTGGTATAGGCGTTGTTCTACAACTACTGGCAACATATATATTTCCTGACTGGCTACATACAGTTCCTTTAACCTTCTCAGACTGGATGGTTATATTAGGGGTTGCTTTAGCATTCTTTATAATTATTGAGATAAAAAAATGGATTGAATTTTTTATGAATAAAGGAAATATTTAATGATTTACTGGATAGAGTTTCTGATTTTAGTTGTAATAATATTTTTTGCAGGGAAGAACTTAGTTAAGTATGGGGATATATTAGCTGAAAAGCTAAATATTGGAAGAAGTATTATAGGGCTGATATTTATTGCCTCTGTTACTTCTCTTCCTGAGCTTATTACAGGTATCAGTGCCACTGTTTATGTCCAATCCCCTGATTTACTGGCTGGAGAGATTTTCGGCAGTTGTATGGCAAATTTATTTCTCCTTGCAATTTTAGACGCTTTTGTTAGAGACCAGCCCTTAACCACAAAGGTTCATTATGGATTTACATTAAGCTCAGCCTTTGGTGTTGTGTTAATCACATTTGCAGGGGTAAGTCTGCTTTTAGATGATATTATTCCATCTATTGGATGGGTAAGTGTTTCCTCTTTTGTTATTATGTTTGTTTATATAATAGCTTTAAAACTAACCACTGATTATGAAAAAAGACTTCTAAAAACAGCAGCCAGAGAGGTTGCAGAAGAACTACATTACGAAAAAGTGCAGTTGAAAGAAGTAATCATAAAATCTATCTTCTTTTCAATCTTAATCATATTTGCAGCAATATTTCTCCCTGATGTAGGGCACAAAATAACAGAGATTTTCGGATTAAGTGAAACATTTTTCGGAAGTTTATTTATAGCCATCTCAACATCCTTACCTGAACTTGCAGTATCTATTGCTGCTGTTAGACTTAATCTGGTTCAGATTGCTGTAGCAAATCTTCTTGGAAGTAATATTTTCAATATTTTTATTTTACCTATAGCAGATATTTTTTACACAAAGGGTTCAATTTTATCCAGTATGAGTCTTACCAACCTGCTCCCTGCTGGATTTTCCGTCTTGATGACAGGTATTGTTATTGTAGGACTTATCTATAAAGCAGAAAGGAAATTTTTGCCTCTGGCATACGAATCAATAGTGTTGATATTTGTTTATATTGTTGGAATATATATCATCTTTATAGCCCGTTAATCTGTTTTAAATCATTAATAACTTTGAAACTTTTGTGTAGTATATACTTGCCTATTATATTATGGAGCCTATTATTATTTAATAGATGAATTTAAGAACAAAATTTTTACTACTTTATATAGGAACTTTCTTAATTCTAAGTAGTTTCTTCTTATCGCTTTATTTTTACACAGAAACAAGAAATTTTAAAAATATTGAATACCACTATATTTACTCCATATTTGAACATATTAATAAAGATTTAAATGATCAAATTCAAAGCTTAAAAAGTTTGTCTAAGAACGAAGCTCACTGGAACAATATATATTTATTCGTTTTAAATGAGAATGAAAATTTTATCAAAAATAATTTTGATTCTAAGAATTCTAATTTAGAAGAATACAAAATAAACATTTACACTATATTAGATTCTGAAAAGAAAGTTATTTTAAACAGATGCTATCCATTATCTTTAAAATGTGAAAATATACTAAATACTTTACTGCGAACTGTATCAATAGATGAACCTAAAACCGGTATCGTTTCCATAGAAGGACAACCCTGGATAATTTCAATACAGCATATACTCCCAACTAATAAAACAGGAAAAAAAGTTGGATTTCTTATATTCGGCAGGAAAATTTTACCTATGGATATTCCTTTCGTAAATTTTAAAAATATTCCTGAATTTATAAAACCTTCGAAAAAATTTAAACTCAATAATGGAGAAATATATATAAAAGAGAATGATAATGGTTATACATTTTCTTTTTTAAGAAAAGATCTAAATGGGAAATTATTACCTGTATACTCAGGGAATATACAACCAGGTATAACCCAGCAATCATATAAATACACGATTATTGCAGGTTTAATTTCTATTTTCGCATTTTTGACCATTTTTGCACTATTATATTTCTTTTTTAAAGAATTTTTTAGAAAACCTTTAACTAATATTATTGAAAACCTAAACACTATTGCGAAGAAAAGAGATTTTAGCAAAAGATTGCCTGAAAACTTTAATTCAGATGAATTTAAAACTCTTGCAAGAGAAATAAATTTTCTACTGTCTGCAACAGAAATATATTTAAAACAATCTAAAGAGCAATCCCAAATGTTTGAGATTCTCGCACAAAATTCACCTGTTGGAGTTTTCCTTTTCAGAGATAAGATTGAGTATATAAATCCATCCATAAAAAATATTTTAGGTTACTCCCCTACTGAAATTATAGGAAGACCTATTGCTGATTTTCTAAAAGAAATAGATCCTAAATTGAAAGAAAATATTGTAAAGAATATCCAAAGAAGATTAAAAGGAGAAGTTTTTAAAAATGAATTTCAAATGAAAATAAAATCAAAAGAAGGGAATACCAAGGATGTATTAGTTATTTCCAATACTGTATTCATAAATGAAAAGCCTTATGGAATGGGAATATTAATTGATATAACTGAAATAAAAAAATTAGAAAATAAATTAAAAGAAATGGTGGAGAAAGATTCTTTAACGGACTTATTGAGTAGAAGAGGATTTTATGACAAATTAGATTATCTAATTAGTTTATATCACAAGAGCAGAAATAAATTTTTCCTATTATTTATAGATCTAAATCATTTTAAAAATATAAATGATAGCCATGGGCACTCAATAGGAGATAAAGTTTTAAAAATTATTGGGCATAGACTGAAAAAAGCTTTATGGAAAGAAGATATTGTAGGAAGACTTGGTGGAGATGAATTTGGAGTTATAATCCCTAATTTTGCTAAATTTGAAGATATATTTATTGTTTTAGACAAAATAATAAGACATATAGAAAAACCTGTTGTTATAAACGATTATAAATTCTTTATAACTGCAAGTATAGGCGTTACTGTTTTTCCTGAAGATGGTATTTCTGTTGAACAGTTGATAAAAAGAGCAGATATAGCAATGTATAAAGCAAAAGAAAACTCCAGAAAAACCAATAAAAGTAGCTTCGTATTTTTCTCACCTGAATTTGAAAAGCATATTAAAGAAAAGTTTGAAATAGAGAAAGAACTCAAAAAGGCTATTCAAGAATCCCCTGAAGAATTCATTATTCTATATCAGCCTATATTTGATCTGCGGGCAAACAGACCGGTTAAAGTTGAAGCCCTTGTTAGATGGAATTCGGCAAAATTTGGCTTAATGCAGCCATCTGTTTTTATACCTGTTGCAGAAGAAACAGGCATTATCAGTTCTATTACAAAAATAGTTATTGAAAAGGTAACAAAACAAATAAAAAATTGGCAAGAAAAAGGGATAGAATTAAGAGCTTCAATAAATATTTCTCCTGTGGATTTCAAAAATGAAAATGTTCTTGAGTTTTTGATGGACAAGGTAAAGGAAAACAATCTTGAGGGAAAAATATGTATTGAGATTACAGAAAATATTCTACTTGAAAATATAGACCATAATAAACTTCTTCTTGATAAACTTACTTTAAATGGTATAGAAGTCATGCTGGACGACTTTGGAACAGGATATTCCTCTTTAACCTATTTGAAAAAATTCCCAATATCAGTTCTGAAAATTGACAGAGAATTTGTAAAGGATATGACTCATGACGAGTACGATAGGGGAATAGTTTTTACTATAATTAAACTAACCCAAATTCTTTCAATGGACTCTCTTGCTGAAGGAATAGAAACAGAAGAACATCTAAATATCCTGAAAGAATTCGGCTGCACTTATGGACAGGGATACTTTTTCAGTAAGCCTGTATCTCCACAAGAGATTGAAAATAAATATTTTTCCACAGTTTCTATATAACAAATTTCCCTAAATTTCAAGATTGATTTAATCGAAAAATTTTTATAGATTTTTATTCCTCAAAACAGATACGGGGTTGGGAAAATGTCAAAAGATTTTGTCCATTTACACCTTCACAGTCATTACTCAATGCTTGACGGAATGATAAAAATACCTGAACTGGCACAAAAAGCACAGGAGTATGGATACAAAGCAGTAGCCTTAACAGACCATGGAAATATATTCGGTGCCATAGAGTTCTATCAAGAGATGAAAAAGGTTGGCGTAAAGCCAATCATCGGAATGGAAGCATATTTCACCAACAATAGATTTGAGAAAAAAGGAGAAGGTTCAGACAGCATTCTTGCAGACAAAAACTATCACCTGATATTGCATGCCAAAGACAAACAGGGATTTAAAAATCTTATGAAACTTTCTTCCCTTGCATACACAGAAGGCTTTTACTACAAACCCCGTATCGACTGGGAATTACTTGAAAAATATCATGAAGGGTTGATATGCCAGACAGCCTGTCTGAAAGGATTTATTCCTCATCTGCTTTCAAAGGGAAAATTTGATGAAGCCTATGAATATGCAAAAAGGCTGAAAGATATATTCGGAGAAGACCTGTATTTTGAAATACAGCTTAATGGTCTTGAGGAACAGGATGAAGCAAATAAAGGTCTTTTTGAGCTGGCCAAAAAACTTGATGTTAAGATAGTAGCCACTAATGATTCCCATTACCTTAACGAAGAAGATGCTGAAGCACACGATGTTATAAAAGCCCTTCAAATGAAAATGACCCTAAAAGAACTTAAAGAAAAGGGTAGAGCATTTAAAGTTAGAGGGCTTCATTTCACAACACCGGAAGAGATGTATCAAAAATTCAAAGGCTATGAAGAAGTCCTGAAAAACACAATGGAAATTGCAGAAAAATGTAATGTTGAGATAGATACAGCAGAAACAAGAGGATATCTATTCCCGAAATTCCAGATTCCCGGACTGGATAGAGAAGCCACCTATGAAGAAAAAGAAAAATATTTTGAAAAATTGGCATGGGAAGGTCTGGAAAAAAGATTATCTAAAATAAAAGAGCTTCCAAAAGAAAAATATCAGCAGTATAAAGAAAGACTTGAGTATGAAATAAATGTTATAAAACAGATGGGCTTCCCTGAGTATTTCCTGATAGTTCAGGATTTTATCAACTATGCGAAACAAAACGGTATTCCTGTTGGTCCCGGAAGAGGTAGTGCCGCAGGTTCCCTTGTTGCATACACTCTGGGAATTACCGATGTTGACCCACTACAACACGGCCTTATTTTTGAGAGGTTTCTAAACCCAGACAGGATTTCTATGCCGGATATTGATGTGGATTTCTGCCAGGAAAACAGGCCAAAAGTCATAGAGTATGTAAAAAATAAATACGGCGAAAATGCTGTTGCCCAGATTATTACATACAACTTTATGAAATCAAAGATGGTTATCAGGGATGTTGCACGGGCTTTAGGCTTTTCTTACGTAGAAGCAGACAAGATTGCAAAAATGATACTACCGGGTCCTGTGCAAGGCTCAACCCTCACAATTGATGAAAACCTTGAGGCAAATCCAGAATTTAGAAAGCTTTATGAAACAGATGAAAAAGTCAGAAAACTTATAGACCTTGCAAGGAAGCTTGAAGGTTCAGCAAGACATACAGGAATTCACGCTGCCGGTGTGGTTATCGCCCCCGGAGACCTTGATGAGTATGTTCCGGTATATGTTGATAAAGATGGCACAAAAGCCACCCAGTTTGATATGGGAACCCTTGAGATGCTTGGTCTTGTCAAAATGGACTTCCTCGGCCTGAAAACCCTCACCGAACTTGATTATATGAGAAAACTGGTCAAGGAAAGACATGGTGTTGAGCTGAATTTCCTTGAGCTTGGATTTGATGATCCGAATGTTTATAAACTGCTACAATCTGGCAAAACCACAGGAGTATTCCAGCTTGAATCAAAAGGAATGCAAAATCTCCTTACAAGACTTAAACCGGATAAATTTGATGAAATCATAGCTATCCTTGCCCTGTTTAGACCAGGACCCCTTATGTCCGGAATGGTAGATGAATATATAGAAAGAAAACACGGAAGAAAACCAGTTGAGTATCCTTTTGATGAGGTAAAAGATATTCTGGAAGAAACTTACGGGCTTGTAATTTATCAAGAACAGATAATGTTCATGGCCAACATTCTCTCTGGCTTCACAATGGCAGAAGCTGACACCCTCAGGAAAGCTATAGGTAAGAAAAAGGCCGATGTTATG carries:
- a CDS encoding nucleotidyltransferase domain-containing protein, yielding MQKVYEKVRLSKDVIDEIINLSKKYFGKDCQIWIFGSRADLTKKGGDIDIYIETPEYKNILDKKLDFLVELDKKIGEQKVDLVIKPLNSQDYISQEAKSTGIRIY
- a CDS encoding sodium:calcium antiporter, coding for MIYWIEFLILVVIIFFAGKNLVKYGDILAEKLNIGRSIIGLIFIASVTSLPELITGISATVYVQSPDLLAGEIFGSCMANLFLLAILDAFVRDQPLTTKVHYGFTLSSAFGVVLITFAGVSLLLDDIIPSIGWVSVSSFVIMFVYIIALKLTTDYEKRLLKTAAREVAEELHYEKVQLKEVIIKSIFFSILIIFAAIFLPDVGHKITEIFGLSETFFGSLFIAISTSLPELAVSIAAVRLNLVQIAVANLLGSNIFNIFILPIADIFYTKGSILSSMSLTNLLPAGFSVLMTGIVIVGLIYKAERKFLPLAYESIVLIFVYIVGIYIIFIAR
- a CDS encoding cation-transporting P-type ATPase, which encodes MKEYKFHTLSIEETFKLLNSSPKGLNSQEAEKRLKKFGLNELEEKKESKFLIFIRQFNNPLVYILIVASIITFFMGDYLDSGIIAGIILINGFLGFLQELKAQASLEALKKLTQTKTTVLRDGKEIEIPVSQVVPGDIVILGEGDVVPADIRLIETAGLLVDEAILTGESIPVEKDASVVLPEDTPVYKRVNILFKGTLIVRGKGKGIVYATGKNTEIGKIAEKVKEKSPETPLQRSLKVFSKKWIFLLIGVLSVIFVIGILQGRDFYTLFLLLVSELVSSVPEGLPLVVTFILVIGALRLAKKKTLVKYLPSVETLGSATFIVSDKTGTITEGKLQVKDYFTLDKEKLLLTAALCNDAFDTKGDPLEVALLKWLENQGFNWRKAREKYKRIWEHPFDTKLRLMATINEIDGKKFLFIKGAFESLINFAINDVSKLQKVHDEMAENGLRVIAVGYSEIDKIPDNITKIKIKLIGLIGFLDPPKENVKEAVKIARKAGIRVIMVTGDNIKTATAIAKMVDIYQKGDFSLLGEDLKKYSDKELYNVLKRTSVVARATPEDKYRIVKVLQSNKEIVAVTGDGVNDVPALKVADLGIAMGSGSEAAKEVAKMIITDNNLSVIVDAIRYGRNIALNLRKTIYYLMSCSLGEIGLISSAFLLNFPLPLHPIQILWINVVTEGVQDKTFAFNKEDKDVMNEKPKPPEKTFFDKKQILDIIFAGLLMAILTLSVFLYFLNTTQLQHAIAMAFTSLIVIQWFNGFQSIITQPFFKNIFVSLTVNPYMYVGVGIGVVLQLLATYIFPDWLHTVPLTFSDWMVILGVALAFFIIIEIKKWIEFFMNKGNI
- a CDS encoding ATP-binding cassette domain-containing protein, with translation MTTLQVKNLTVRYKKKLGIKEASLEANEGEIIGFIGPDGAGKSSLMHAVAGVIKFEGEIVYKGYAYHSPKEAEKVKPYIGFMPQGIGLVLYPLLTVKEHLDFFTAIRNLKKDDAYWQYRERLLKMAGLYQFQDRQAGHLSGGMQQKLSLICTLIHKPKLLILDEPTTGVDPLSRRELWEIIDEIRKKEGIIALISTGYMQEAEKMDRVLLFEDGQIIAQGTAQELINSVREYTYVETDCHEECFSFNKRTYSLKPLDVPHAEPDLESVFFVDALKKYKHIPEITIEERETQIEIPEIVMEAKGLTKRFGDFIADDHIDMVLRKGEILGLLGANGAGKTTFIKMLLGLYPIDEGELWLLGKKIKSYKDRLELKSKIGYVSQKFALYKDMTIRENLIYFANMHRIPTSKAIKRIEKLAEGLGFKDYLNYLPTELPLGINQRFSVAAAILHEPVVLFLDEPTSGVDAVARAQLWKLLHQLKQKWGISILITTHYMSEAEYCDRVVVLKQGKKIVDDTPENLHKKFPDARTFEDIFVKFYEEN
- a CDS encoding MFS transporter, with product MKKYVIILGIVSLLTDISSEMIFPILPIFLEKFLYATKTQIGLIEGLAALITSFLKVFSGYLSDKIGKRKLLVVFGYTLSAFSKPLLYFATNWIDVLWIRALERTGKGIRTAPRDALISSFSEGKSGQAFGIHRGMDTAGAVLGSLFTFLFLIYFGETEENFRKIFLYAFFPAITAVVILMFFVKEPKINKTSHEIKISFKNLPSNFKKFVIIQSVFTLFTMNYVFIILKANDVGISIGFIPLAYLFFNIVYALFSFPVGLLSDKVGKTNAMIFTYILFSITSFLFLIKNSFFGWLGFAFYGIFMSGYEVVPRAFISDLIKNEDIKGSAYGIYHTLIGITSFLSMIIAGILWDVFGSYMPFMVSGVFSLVVSLIFWKTLKQ
- a CDS encoding EAL domain-containing protein, which codes for MNLRTKFLLLYIGTFLILSSFFLSLYFYTETRNFKNIEYHYIYSIFEHINKDLNDQIQSLKSLSKNEAHWNNIYLFVLNENENFIKNNFDSKNSNLEEYKINIYTILDSEKKVILNRCYPLSLKCENILNTLLRTVSIDEPKTGIVSIEGQPWIISIQHILPTNKTGKKVGFLIFGRKILPMDIPFVNFKNIPEFIKPSKKFKLNNGEIYIKENDNGYTFSFLRKDLNGKLLPVYSGNIQPGITQQSYKYTIIAGLISIFAFLTIFALLYFFFKEFFRKPLTNIIENLNTIAKKRDFSKRLPENFNSDEFKTLAREINFLLSATEIYLKQSKEQSQMFEILAQNSPVGVFLFRDKIEYINPSIKNILGYSPTEIIGRPIADFLKEIDPKLKENIVKNIQRRLKGEVFKNEFQMKIKSKEGNTKDVLVISNTVFINEKPYGMGILIDITEIKKLENKLKEMVEKDSLTDLLSRRGFYDKLDYLISLYHKSRNKFFLLFIDLNHFKNINDSHGHSIGDKVLKIIGHRLKKALWKEDIVGRLGGDEFGVIIPNFAKFEDIFIVLDKIIRHIEKPVVINDYKFFITASIGVTVFPEDGISVEQLIKRADIAMYKAKENSRKTNKSSFVFFSPEFEKHIKEKFEIEKELKKAIQESPEEFIILYQPIFDLRANRPVKVEALVRWNSAKFGLMQPSVFIPVAEETGIISSITKIVIEKVTKQIKNWQEKGIELRASINISPVDFKNENVLEFLMDKVKENNLEGKICIEITENILLENIDHNKLLLDKLTLNGIEVMLDDFGTGYSSLTYLKKFPISVLKIDREFVKDMTHDEYDRGIVFTIIKLTQILSMDSLAEGIETEEHLNILKEFGCTYGQGYFFSKPVSPQEIENKYFSTVSI